A single region of the Fusarium fujikuroi IMI 58289 draft genome, chromosome FFUJ_chr05 genome encodes:
- a CDS encoding related to ribosomal protein YmS18, mitochondrial: protein MSRSLTSRLAAQSLFQSSRANFQKSSFQFARSISQTKSNRDDKPRRAPSRSSTASLLENIYGPSETSKTRPSSNNAMANLSQSLVFQTLDKSSNIDTSPLSRDTRRQAEAKEDDLEPYHFHIYSHKHNTHITCTKPNREPIISLSAGNIGFRKSRRGLFDSAYSLTKYVLERLIHNGWPMKMNRLEVVLRGFGQGREAALKVLMSPEGKVLRDKIVRVADSTRIKFGGTRSEKPRRL from the coding sequence ATGAGTCGCTCATTGACAAGTCGCCTCGCGGCGCAATCGCTCTTTCAATCCTCCCGAGCCAACTTCCAAAAGTCGTCATTTCAATTCGCTCGCTCCATCTCCCAGACAAAGTCCAACCGCGATGATAAACCCAGAAGGGCACCCAGCCGATCCAGTACGGCCTCGCTGTTAGAGAACATCTACGGCCCCTCAGAGACGTCCAAGACGAGACCCTCCTCCAACAATGCCATGGCCAACCTCTCTCAAAGTCTTGTCTTCCAGACACTTGACAAGTCCTCCAACATCGATACGAGCCCACTATCCAGAGATACCCGTCGACAGGCCGAGGCAAAGGAGGACGATCTCGAGCCATACCACTTCCACATCTACTCCCACAAGCACAACACCCACATTACTTGCACCAAACCCAATCGAGAACCAATTATCTCTCTGTCAGCTGGCAACATTGGTTTCCGCAAGTCTCGCCGTGGTCTATTCGATTCCGCCTACTCCCTCACCAAGTATGTCCTGGAGCGATTGATCCACAACGGCTGGCCCATGAAGATGAACCGACTAGAGGTTGTGCTACGCGGCTTCGGTCAGGGACGAGAGGCTGCTCTGAAGGTTCTGATGAGCCCCGAGGGCAAGGTCTTACGAGACAAGATTGTCCGTGTAGCCGACTCGACTAGAATCAAGTTTGGTGGTACCAGGAGTGAGAAGCCTCGACGTCTATAA
- a CDS encoding related to mitochondrial import protein MPI1 precursor, translated as MNSLARKTASSELAFSRASAHVSSAGRSPAYRRLASQLSQNASNNSARQQSSVLSGSVRSPLRSSFVPAELRYSPTYTAQSRLFHLSSRLHQEKPQTEQKPSTAAPTDAKEKKPTEAGAEPEAKPEEEQSKKTEDGENAGKEGTEEGEGEGEGKDKDKKKEDAPPPPPHGDKTPWQVFMETMNTEFQKSQEWNESTKQIAASANQFAESEGVRRAREAYEKSTGAVSSTLGKGAKVTAGAIGKGASWTWDTSVVKGVRKAANVTGDAVDKATQPIRNTEAYKNVKNVIDDGSSSRYGGWVEKEERRKRREALDKQRGYKAAAPMEEDINAGTSVTVHKDAAWKEAWRDFRDQNKYVQGLFSLRGKYEESENPLVSTARSITDRIGGFFAENETAMVIKKFRSMDPNFQTEPFLQELREYILPEVLDAYVKGDAETLKLWLSAAQYSVYEALTKQYLQAGMKSDGKILDIRNVDILRARMLDPGEVPVFIITCRTQEVHVYRNAKTNELAAGMEDKVQLVTYAIGITRVPEDVNNPETRGWRLIEMQKSGRDWY; from the exons ATGAACTCCCTCGCAAGAAAGACGGCCTCCTCGGAGCTCGCCTTTTCGCGGGCTTCTGCTCATGTCTCATCCGCTGGCAGATCTCCCGCCTACCGAAGATTAGCATCCCAGCTCTCTCAGAATGCCTCCAACAACAGTGCGAGGCAACAAAGCTCAGTGCTTTCCGGCTCAGTTCGATCACCACTGAGGTCTTCTTTTGTCCCCGCCGAGCTTCGTTACTCCCCCACTTATACCGCTCAATCTCGTCTCTTCCACCTTTCCAGCCGCTTACACCAAGAGAAGCCTCAAACTGAACAAAAACCCTCAACTGCTGCACCCACCGACgcaaaagagaagaagcccacTGAAGCTGGCGCCGAACCCGAGGCCAAGCCCGAAGAGGAGCAGTCCAAGAAGACCGAGGATGGTGAGAATGCCGGAAAGGAAGGAACAGAAGAGGGCGAGGGTGAAGGTGAGGGCAAGGACaaagataagaagaaggaggatgcccctccccctcctcctcatggCGACAAGACCCCCTGGCAGGTTTTCATGGAGACCATGAACACTGAGTTCCAGAAGTCGCAAGAATGGAACGAGTCGACCAAGCAGATCGCTGCGTCTGCTAACCAATTCGCCGAGAGTGAAGGTGTGCGACGTGCTCGCGAGGCCTACGAGAAGTCCACTGGCGCTGTTTCCTCGACTCTTGGAAAGGGTGCCAAGGTCACTGCTGGCGCCATTGGCAAGGGtgcttcttggacttgggatACCTCGGTCGTCAAGGGTGTTCGCAAGGCCGCTAATGTCACGGGAGATGCCGTGGATAAGGCTACCCAGCCTATCCGAAACACAGAGGCTTACAAGAATGTCAAGAACGTCATTGACGATGGTAGCTCTTCACGGTACGgtggctgggttgagaaggaggagcgCAGGAAACGCCGAGAGGCACTGGACAAGCAGCGGGGCTACAAGGCGGCTGCACCCATGGAGGAGGACATTAA CGCTGGTACCAGTGTTACCGTTCACAAGGACGCTGCTTGGAAGGAGGCTTGGAGAGATTTCCGCGACCAGAACAAGTATGTGCAAGGACTTTTCAGCTTGAGGGGTAAGTATGAGGAGTCTGAGAACCCTCTTGTATCGACCGCTCGAAGTATCACCGACCGCATCGGAGGCTTCTTCGCCGAGAACGAGACTGCCATGGTCATCAAAAAGTTCAGGTCCATGGACCCGAATTTCCAGACAGAGCCTTTCCTTCAGGAGCTTCGAGAGTACATCCTTCCCGAGGTGTTGGACGCTTACGTCAAGGGTGATGCCGAGACACTGAAGCTCTGGCTTTCTGCCGCTCAGTACTCTGTGTACGAGGCCCTCACCAAGCAATACCTACAGGCTGGCATGAAGTCGGACGGAAAGATCCTGGATATTCGAAATGTCGACATTCTACGAGCCCGCATGCTTGATCCTGGTGAGGTTcctgtcttcatcatcacctgcCGCACACAGGAGGTTCACGTCTACCGCAACGCCAAGACGAACGAGCTTGCTGCCGGTATGGAGGACAAGGTCCAACTGGTCACATATGCCATTGGTATCACACGAGTACCAGAAGATGTCAACAATCCTGAGACAAGGGGCTGGCGTCTGATTGAGATGCAGAAGAGTGGACGGGACTGGTACTAA
- a CDS encoding related to DNA damage response protein, with amino-acid sequence MEHVEQHMAQQASQETASLFTPLNLILLSAVLYTTYSMLRSSPPPSLPRDAPSTVFKTYTPHTLLPFNGEEDRPVFLAVRGRVFDVSPGRNFYGPGGPYSNFAGRDASRGLACGSFDEDMLTKDLDGPLDKLEGLDAEQMEALQGWEERFLEKYNVVGKLVSVQDYESQKA; translated from the exons ATGGAGCACGTCGAGCAACACATGGCTCAACAAGCCAGCCAAGAAAC CGCTTCCCTCTTCACacccctcaacctcatcctcctcagcgCCGTCCTATACACAACCTACTCCATGCTCCGCTCCTCGCCACCTCCATCTCTCCCCCGCGACGCGCCCTCAACAGTCTTCAAAACATACACTCCCCACACGCTCCTCCCCTTCAACGGCGAGGAGGATCGGCCTGTCTTTCTCGCTGTGCGCGGTCGCGTTTTCGACGTCTCGCCTGGCCGTAACTTCTACGGCCCTGGCGGTCCTTATAGCAACTTTGCCGGTCGGGATGCGAGTCGAGGTCTTGCGTGTGGAAGCTTTGATGAGGACATGTTGACTAAGGATCTGGATGGTCCGCTTGATAAGCTCGAGGGACTCGATGCGGAGCAGATGGAGGCGCTCCAGGGCTGGGAGGAGAGATTCTTGGAGAAGTACAACGTTGTTGGAAAGCTGGTTTCTGTGCAGGACTACGAGTCCCAGAAGGCTTAA
- a CDS encoding related to glutamate carboxypeptidase II codes for MPSEKTPFYDPIPPTYDQAVASGSHYDPDDWAPAPRSPTNERNATEAESQGLLQHSSGASSSRRPDGYRPPTVETDDEDSLWASDSESDDEAAQVRREMQEMEIEEPDRSRGSQWGKRIGSYLTLPRWKWSWRPRLPRLRIQLPQRADAPAADTAEDATGENEETPSQTTRRWNIPKVDKTTVILFCVRILALTIILGFFYLLFASDLFGGLSDRLGGGFRFNPEDLRAHLLRTVDPMRMRASVQHFSNYAHIAGTEGDYATALDVQAMFSRALLDEVMMDEYQVYLNYPRKDGRVVQIMDDKDLKKAKWTAKLEEEEVGGETAGRQTYAFHGYSKSGDVKGPLIYANYGTRDDFKHLASKGINATGAVALVKNGGPLENQALKVKAAELAGFAGCLIYSDPADDGFKKGVVAPEGLYMPSDGVQRGSVGLTNWGIGDPLSPGYGSKGDQRITLDKAKGLVGIPSLPLAWRDAKVLLQHLKGYGEKVPNKWEGGVPDVEWWTGSEKSPIVRLKNEQDEDSLHTIWNVYGRINGMEQTSKSIIIGNQRDSWAFGATDPHSGTAVMIEMARIFGDLVQRGWRPLRTIEFMSWDASAYNLIGSTEYVEHNSEALRDNAFAYLNLGAAVVGKDLHASGSPVFRKSLLHALGRVFDPSTNSTLKDLWDQSHAELKQPEGRGDHIPFQDIAGTSALDLAFRGTQVPHHSSYDKIGLVDNFIDPDFEYHGAMGQVIALLILDMADRPIMPFDMGWYAQRLGQWVKDLEKWALKQMDGQPKGEKDAFKELKDAATLVQHNVATFEKWEMEWDREVLGNGGWEANDIGASRLAYNNKMAYFETALLDIEIGGGIPNRTQFKNVVFGPEAWSNDGAIFPAIRDCIEEGDWKAAKPIVAKTAALLRKAATILEMQ; via the exons ATGCCTTCCGAAAAGACTCCTTTCTATGATCCCATACCGCCTACTTATGATCAGGCCGTGGCCAGTGGTAGTCATTACGATCCAGACGACTGGGCTCCTGCTCCGAGGTCCCCGACAAACGAGCGTAATGCAACAGAGGCGGAATCACAGGGTCTCCTACAACATTCGAGTGGCGCCAGTTCCTCCCGCAGACCCGACGGTTATCGACCACCAACAGTAGAGACCGACGATGAGGACAGTTTATGGGCCAGCGATAGCGAGAGTGACGATGAAGCCGCGCAGGTTCGACGTGAGATGCAGGAGATGGAGATCGAAGAACCCGACCGATCCCGAGGATCTCAGTGGGGGAAGCGAATAGGGTCATATCTGACTCTACCGCGGTGGAAATGGTCCTGGAGGCCGAGACTACCACGATTACGCATACAGTTACCTCAACGAGCTGATGCGCCAGCTGCCGATACCGCCGAGGATGCCACGggtgagaatgaggagaCGCCAAGCCAGACAACGAGGAGGTGGAACATACCGAAGGTGGACAAAACAACCGTCATCTTATTTTGTGTGCGCATTTTGGCACTCACAATTATTCTGGGATTTTTCTATCTGCTCTTCGCCAGCGATTTGTTTGGTGGTTTGTCAGATAGATTAGGAGGTGGCTTCCGTTTCAACCCCGAGGACCTTAGAGCCCATTTGCTGCGTACCGTCGATCCCATGAGAATGCGCGCTTCAGTACAGCACTTTTCGAATTATGCCCATATTGCTGGTACCGAGGGTGATTATGCGACCGCGTTGGATGTTCAGGCCATGTTCAGCAGGGCACTACTGGACGAGGTTATGATGGATGAGTATCAGGTTTATCTCAACTATCCCCGCAAGGACGGTCGTGTGGTGCAGATCATGGACgacaaggatctcaagaaggccaaatgGACGGCTAAGctagaagaagaggaagtcGGAGGCGAAACAGCAGGTCGACAAACGTACGCCTTCCACGGGTACTCAAAGTCGGGAGACGTCAAGGGACCCCTAATCTACGCCAACTATGGTACAAGAGACGATTTCAAGCATCTTGCAAGCAAAGGTATTAATGCCACGGGAGCTGTTGCGCTAGTGAAAAACGGTGGTCCTCTGGAGAACCAAGCTCTCAAGGTCAAAGCAGCCGAGTTGGCAGGCTTTGCTGGCTGTCTCATCTACTCCGACCCTGCGGATGACGGTTTCAAGAAGGGTGTTGTGGCTCCTGAAGGATTGTATATGCCCTCAGATGGTGTTCAAAGAGGCTCTGTAGGTCTAACAAACTGGGGAATTGGTGACCCCTTGTCGCCTGGTTATGGTAGCAAGGGTGATCAGCGAATCACACTCGACAAGGCCAAAGGACTTGTCGGCATCCCCAGTCTCCCTCTCGCTTGGAGGGATGCCAAGGTTCTGCTACAGCATCTCAAGGGTTATGGCGAAAAGGTGCCTAACAAGTGGGAGGGCGGCGTTCCAGACGTCGAGTGGTGGACCGGCAGCGAGAAATCCCCAATTGTGCGGTTGAAGAACGAGCAAGATGAGGATTCATTGCATACTATCTGGAATGTTTATGGTCGAATCAATGGTATGGAGCAGACTTCTAAGTctatcatcatcggcaatCAGCGCGATTCTTGGGCTTTCGGTGCAACGGACCCCCACTCAGGCACAGCTGTCATGATTGAGATGGCTCGAATCTTCGGAGATCTTGTACAGCGAGGCTGGAGGCCGTTGAGGACAATCGAATTTATGTCTTGGGATGCATCTGCGTACAACCTGATTGGCTCAACTGAGTATGTCGAGCATAACTCAGAGGCCCTGCGTGACAATGCATTTGCCTACCTCAATCTTGGGGCGGCTGTTGTCGGAAAAGACCTGCATGCTTCAGGATCACCGGTGTTCCGAaagtctcttcttcatgccCTGGGCCGAGTTTTCGACCCCTCTACTAATAGTACATTGAAGGACCTTTGGGATCAGAGCCATGCCGAGCTGAAGCAGCCAGAGGGACGTGGTGACCACATTCCATTCCAGGATATCGCAGGAACAAGTGCACtcgatttggccttcagGGGGACCCAGGTCCCTCACCACTCAAGTTACGACAAGATTGGATTGGTGGACAACTTCATTGATCCCGACTTCGAGTACCACGGTGCAATGGGACAAGTGATAGCTCTGCTCATTCTCGACATGGCCGATCGGCCCATCATGCCGTTTGATATGGGCTGGTATGCACAGAGACTGGGCCAATGGGTCAAAGATCTCGAGAAGTGGGCACTTAAGCAAATGGATGGCCAGCCCAAGGGCGAGAAAGATGCtttcaaggagctcaaggacgCTGCAACACTTGTTCAACACAACGTCGCCACGTTCGAGAAGTGGGAAATGGAATGGGACCGTGAGGTCTTAGGCAATGGAGGCTGGGAGGCCAACGATATTGGTGCCTCCCGACTTGCATACAATAACAAGATGGCATACTTTGAGACGGCGTTACTGGACATTGAAATCGGTGGTGGT ATTCCCAACCGAACACAGTTCAAGAACGTCGTCTTCGGACCAGAGGCTTGGTCCAACGACGGAGCCATCTTCCCTGCTATTCGCGACTGCATCGAGGAGGGAGACTGGAAAGCCGCCAAACCCATAGTTGCCAAGACGGCAGCGCTTCTTCGCAAAGCAGCAACAATCTTAGAGATGCAATAA
- a CDS encoding related to vacuolar protein-sorting protein VPS35, whose amino-acid sequence MATPAPPEDQARLLEDALVAVRQQTSLMRKCLDTPGKLMDALKCCSTLVSELRTSSLGPKQYYELYMSVFDALRYLSVHLRENHPVNHLADLYELVQYAGNIVPRLYLMITVGTAYMAIEDAPVKELMKDMMDMSRGVQHPIRGLFLRYYLSGQARDYLPTTESDGPEGNISDSINFVLTNFVEMNKLWVRLQHQGHSREREQRIRERKELQLLVGSNIVRLSQLVDLETYKSSILAPLLEQVVQCRDVLAQEYLLEVITQVFPDEFHLHTLDQFLGAVSRLNPHVNVKAIVIGLMDRLSEYAERDGPEDKSEDKAQIEADALAKLLEKVNLQKEASTATPSESKQSAPDGKAGEPAEDAESADADSTPEGEESTAKATDETPEETAGESSNDDSSTLAESTPSVADTETTAVNGQRLITDTVQLYEVFFAQVKNLVEAQHLPVQDIIALLVSLCNLALNIYPDRLDYVDQILAYATTKVRENINNADLHSPPAQQSLLALLQAPLNRYVSTFTALSLPTYVPLFQSQSYPTRRAVAGDVARTLLKNQTKISTTEQLGNVLEVLKVLIKEGSQAPQGYPGVAQRRPVETDETMEEQGWLARIVHLLQAEDNDTQFKLLQMTRKAYSEGNERIRTTTPPLVTACMKLARKFKQREHFDDNWETQSNALFKFMHSALSTLYTRVNGSGAAEMALRLFASAGQTADLTGFEEVAYEFFAQAFTVYEEAVSDSKAQFQAVCVIATALHQTRNFGKENYDTLITKCAQHGSKLLRKPDQCRAVYLASHLWWATPMVSNGESEETELYRDGKRVLECLQRALRVADSCMETATSIELFVEILDRYVYYFDQQNESVTTKYLNGLIELIHSNLAGNQQDSASVENSRRHFHQTLENIRSRQYEGVVLTPN is encoded by the exons ATGGCCACGCCAGCTCCCCCCGAGGACCAGGCTCGTCTGCTTGAAGATGCTCTCGTAGCCGTGCGACAGCAGACGTCCCTTATGCGCAAATGTCTCGATACTCCTGGAAAGCTAATGGATGCGCTCAAGTGCTG CTCGACTCTGGTTTCCGAGCTTCGCACAAGCAGTCTTGGACCCAAGCAATACTACGAGCTGTACATGTCAGTGTTCGACGCCCTGCGATACTTGTCTGTCCATCTTCGCGAAAACCACCCTGTCAACCACCTGGCCGACCTTTACGAGCTCGTCCAGTATGCAGGTAACATCGTTCCACGGTTGTATCTTATGATCACTGTGGGAACCGCCTACATGGCCATCGAAGATGCGCCTGTTAAGGAGCTCATGAAGGACATGATGGATATGAGCCGAGGCGTTCAGCATCCTATCCGTGGACTCTTCCTCCGATATTACCTGTCTGGCCAAGCGAGGGACTACCTGCCAACTACTGAGAGTGACGGCCCTGAAGGCAACATTAGCGATTCCATCAACTTCGTGCTTACAAACTTCGTCGAGATGAACAAACTATGGGTTCGCCTACAACACCAAGGTCACTCGAGAGAGCGCGAGCAGCGAATTCGGGAGCGAAAGGAACTGCAGCTACTGGTCGGCAGCAATATCGTACGCCTAAGCCAGCTTGTTGATCTCGAAACGTATAAGTCTAGTATTCTAGCACCGCTGCTAGAGCAGGTGGTTCAATGCCGGGACGTTCTGGCCCAAGAGTATCTCCTTGAGGTGATTACGCAAGTTTTCCCGGACGAATTTCACCTGCACACCTTGGACCAATTCCTTGGTGCCGTTTCACGCCTCAACCCCCATGTCAACGTCAAGGCCATTGTAATTGGTCTGATGGATCGATTGTCTGAATATGCTGAACGCGATGGGCCGGAGGACAAGTCGGAAGATAAAGCTCAAATTGAGGCGGATGCGCTGGCAAAACTGTTGGAGAAGGTGAACCTTCAAAAAGAAGCATCGACAGCCACACCTTCAGAGTCTAAGCAATCTGCACCTGATGGTAAAGCGGGTGAACctgctgaagatgccgaaTCCGCCGATGCCGACAGTACACCCGAGGGCGAGGAGTCTACAGCCAAGGCCACCGATGAGACTCCAGAGGAAACTGCTGGTGAGAGCAGCAACGACGACTCTAGCACACTCGCCGAGTCTACACCTTCAGTTGCGGATACGGAAACCACCGCTGTGAACGGTCAAAGGTTAATTACAGACACCGTACAGCTTTACGAGGTTTTCTTCGCTCAGGTCAAGAACTTGGTGGAGGCCCAGCATCTCCCTGTGCAAGACATTATTGCACTCCTGGTGTCACTTTGCAACCTTGCGCTGAACATTTATCCCGACAGACTGGACTACGTTGACCAGATCCTGGCTTACGCAACTACCAAGGTTCGAGAGAATATTAACAATGCCGACCTTCACTCGCCTCCTGCTCAGCAGAGTctgcttgctcttcttcaggcGCCCCTTAACCGATATGTTTCCACTTTCACTGCTTTGTCTCTTCCTACCTACGTTCCTCTCTTCCAGTCGCAATCATACCCTACCCGCCGAGCCGTTGCTGGTGATGTCGCTCGCACTTTGCTCAAAAACCAGACCAAGATCTCGACTACAGAACAGCTTGGGAACGTGTTGGAGGTACTGAAGGTTCTCATCAAGGAGGGTTCCCAGGCGCCTCAAGGATACCCAGGTGTTGCCCAACGACGTCCCGTGGAGACAGACGAGACAATGGAGGAGCAGGGATGGCTCGCCAGGATCGTGCACCTGCTGCAGGCCGAGGACAACGATACTCAGTTCAAGCTGCTCCAAATGACAAGAAAGGCGTACTCGGAAGGAAACGAGCGCATCCGCACGACGACGCCACCTCTTGTCACAGCATGCATGAAGTTGGCGCGAAAGTTCAAGCAGCGTGAGCACTTTGACGACAACTGGGAGACACAGAGTAATGCTCTGTTCAAGTTTATGCACTCAGCGCTCAGCACGCTGTACACCCGTGTTAACGGCTCTGGGGCTGCAGAGATGGCGCTGCGTCTCTTTGCCTCTGCTGGTCAAACAGCCGATCTGACCGGGTTTGAAGAGGTTGCATATGAATTCTTTGCGCAAGCCTTCACAGTGTATGAGGAGGCTGTTTCGGATTCGAAGGCTCAGTTCCAGGCTGTCTGTGTGATTGCTACTGCTCTCCACCAGACACGCAATTTTGGAAAGGAGAATTACGacactctcatcaccaagtgCGCACAGCACGGCAGCAAGCTGCTACGCAAGCCCGATCAATGCCGCGCTGTGTATCTGGCGAGTCACTTGTGGTGGGCAACTCCCATGGTGTCGAATGGCGAGTCGGAAGAAACAGAG CTTTACCGCGATGGTAAGCGAGTACTCGAATGTCTTCAGCGTGCCCTTCGTGTTGCCGATTCCTGCATGGAGACGGCCACATCGATTGAACTCTTTGTTGAGATTCTGGACCGCTATGTGTATTACTTTGACCAACAAAACGAATCA GTCACAACCAAGTACCTCAATGGTCTCATTGAACTCATCCACTCTAATCTGGCCGGCAACCAACAAGATTCTGCTTCAGTTGAGAACAGCCGCCGGCACTTCCATCAGACATTGGAGAACATCCGAAGTCGACAATATGAGGGAGTCGTTCTGACGCCGAACTGA
- a CDS encoding related to pyridoxine 4-dehydrogenase, whose amino-acid sequence MAPPAQLPLRQLTKNGPKIPSIGLGLMGISVGYGAATSDEERLKLLDRAWELGCTNWDTADIYGDSEDVVGKWFKLHPERRQDIFLATKFGLRDVPIEKTVEALKQLVDEGKVKYLGLSEISSTTLRRAHATHPISAVQVEYNPWTLDIEGPSGTNLLKACEELDVAVFAYSPLGRGILTGRFRSVDDFEATDTRRNLTRFQGDNFKKNLTIVDQFNELAKNRGFTSSQLVLAWILEQSPNMFVIPGTKNVKYLEENVGAAKVTLSKEENQDLRKLAVEAGVVGGRDPFFGCFADTAPLEK is encoded by the exons ATGGCTCCTCCAGCCCAACTCCCTCTTCGACAACTCACCAAGAATGGCCCCAAGATCCCATCTATTGGTCTGGGTCTTATGGGAATCAGCGTCGGATACGGAGCAGCCAC ATCTGACGAAGAACGTCTCAAACTGCTCGACCGTGCATGGGAACTCGGCTGTACCAATTGGGACACAGCTGACATCTATGGCGACAGTGAAGATGTCGTAGGCAAATGGTTCAAGCTTCATCCCGAACGTCGTCAGGATATCTTCCTTGCGACCAAGTTTGGGCTGAGG GATGTGCCTATTGAGAAGACTGTGGAAGCCCTGAAGCAATTGGTTGA TGAAGGAAAGGTCAAGTACCTGGGCCTCTCAGAGATCTCGTCTACCACTCTCCGCCGAGCCCACGCCACACATCCCATCTCAGCAGTACAAGTCGAGTACAACCCCTGGACGCTCGACATCGAAGGTCCTTCAGGAACAAACCTTCTCAAGGCTTGCGAGGAGCTGGACGTGGCAGTGTTTGCCTACTCACCTCTTGGCCGTGGTATCTTGACCGGTCGTTTCCGCTCTGTCGATGATTTCGAAGCGACAGATACCCGAAGAAACCTGACACGGTTCCAGGGTGACAACTTCAAGAAGAACTTGACGATTGTGGACCAGTTCAATGAGTTGGCCAAGAATAGGGGATTTACATCTTCACAGCTCGTTCTGGCCTGGATCTTGGAGCAGAGCCCAAACATGTTTGTCATTCCTGGTACGAAGAACGTCAAGTATCTCGAAGAGAACGTGGGAGCAGCAAAGGTGACCCTGAGTAAGGAGGAGAACCAAGACCTGAGGAAATTGGCAGTCGAGGCTGGAGTTGTTGGGGGGCGGGACCCCTTTTTTGGCTGCTTCGCTGATACAGCTCCTCTGGAGAAGTGA